The Senegalia massiliensis genomic sequence TTTTTTAGAGTAAACTTAATATTAGGAGGTAAATATGAATACGATTGAGACTTTTAATAAAGGATTATCTTTTGATGAATTTTTAAATAGTTCAGAACCAAAATATAAAGATGCTACATTAGATTTTTATAATAATATAGAATTAGGACAAGATTTAACTTCACAAATTAAGAATATAGACAAAGAAATAAATATATTAGTTTGTGCTGAACTTTGGTGTCCCGATTGTATAGTAAATGTTCCAGCTGTACAAATATTTAATAAATTAAATGAAAGTATAAAGATATCTATTATAGAAAAAGATGGATATGAAGATGAATTTTCTAAAATACCTACTTTTATAATTTATGATAATAAGTTTAATGAATTAGGAAGGTTTATAGAAAGGCCAAAAGTTATAAAAAAGATAGAAAATGAAGGAACACAACCCGAAATTATTGTGGCAAAAAAGCAATATAGAAAAGGAAAGTATATCTTAGATACGGTACAAGATATATTAGATATAATAAAATAATATTAAATATAGTATAAAGGAGAATAATATGAATAACATAAGAAAAAAAGTAGTAACAAGTGGTTTAATTTTAGGCTTATCATTTTCAGCTTTTACTTTCTCATTTATGCCAAATAAAGTTATTGCAGATGAAAACAAATTTACTAATATAAATGAAGATGGGTACATATCTCAGCCATCTACAGATTGGGGTTTATATAAGCAAGATAAAAAAGTAAAAGGTATATTTGTAACAGGACATTCATATGGACATCCAACTAAATATAATGAATTATTAGACTTAGCTAATAGAACTGAGATAAATTCAATGGTTATTGATGTAAAAGATGATGGAGGAATGCTTTCATATAAATCTGATGTACCTCTTGCAATAGAAGCTGGAGCTAATGAAGTTGTTATAATGAATGATAGGGATTTTTTTAGTAAACGAATGAAAGAAATTATTGATAATGACATATATCCAATAGCAAGAATAGTTACTTTTAAAGATAAAGTTATTGGATCTGCTAGACCTGATTTAGCTATAAAGAATAAATCAGGAGGAGTTTGGAGAGATAACAAAGGTAATGCATGGTTAGATCCGTATAATAAAGATTCGTGGGAATATCCAATTCAATTAGCAGAAGAAGCAGCACTTATGGGATTTAAAGAAATACAATTTGACTATGTAAGATTTCCTACTGATGGAGATAGAGGAAATATAGATTATGGACAAGCAGGAAAAGATAAATCTAAAGCGGATGCTATAAAAGAATTTTTAGATTATGCAAGAGAGAGACTTCATGATAAGGGCGTAGTTGTATCAGCAGATGTTTTTGGAGATATAATAGCAGTTAAAGGAGATTCTACAATAGGTCAACAGCTAGAGTTACTAGGTGCAAATACTGATATTCTAAGTCCCATGGTTTATCCATCACATTATGGATTAGGGTTCTATGGTGTAGATTATCCTGATACTAAACCTTATGAAATAGTAAATAAAGCTATGGATCAAGCTGTAGAAAGATTAGACACTATACCTAAAGAAGAAAGAGCTAAAATAAGACCATGGTTACAAGATTTTTCTGCCCCTTGGCTTAAAAGTGCATATGGTTCTAATTATATAACATATGGTCCTGAACAAGTTAGAGCTCAGATAAAGGCTACTTATGATTCAGGTCTTGAAGAATGGATACTATGGAATGCTGCAAATAGATATACAGAAGGTGCTTTAGAAAAAGAATAAGTTAATTTAATTAATAAGTATTGCTATTAATATAAAGTCATGATAAAATACTATATGTAGTAATAAAAATAAAAATATACACAAAATATTGTGTATATTT encodes the following:
- a CDS encoding thioredoxin family protein encodes the protein MNTIETFNKGLSFDEFLNSSEPKYKDATLDFYNNIELGQDLTSQIKNIDKEINILVCAELWCPDCIVNVPAVQIFNKLNESIKISIIEKDGYEDEFSKIPTFIIYDNKFNELGRFIERPKVIKKIENEGTQPEIIVAKKQYRKGKYILDTVQDILDIIK
- a CDS encoding putative glycoside hydrolase, which gives rise to MNNIRKKVVTSGLILGLSFSAFTFSFMPNKVIADENKFTNINEDGYISQPSTDWGLYKQDKKVKGIFVTGHSYGHPTKYNELLDLANRTEINSMVIDVKDDGGMLSYKSDVPLAIEAGANEVVIMNDRDFFSKRMKEIIDNDIYPIARIVTFKDKVIGSARPDLAIKNKSGGVWRDNKGNAWLDPYNKDSWEYPIQLAEEAALMGFKEIQFDYVRFPTDGDRGNIDYGQAGKDKSKADAIKEFLDYARERLHDKGVVVSADVFGDIIAVKGDSTIGQQLELLGANTDILSPMVYPSHYGLGFYGVDYPDTKPYEIVNKAMDQAVERLDTIPKEERAKIRPWLQDFSAPWLKSAYGSNYITYGPEQVRAQIKATYDSGLEEWILWNAANRYTEGALEKE